A window of the Salvelinus alpinus chromosome 3, SLU_Salpinus.1, whole genome shotgun sequence genome harbors these coding sequences:
- the lrrc4bb gene encoding leucine-rich repeat-containing protein 4B — protein MRVVMVTSPSTPSPLLWLVQLLLWLHHHGPQVTEAAPPCPNPCSCSNQASRVICTRKSLVEVPDSISVNTRYLNLQENTIEVIKSDTFKHLRHLEILQLSKNHIRQIEVGAFNGLPNLNTLELFDNRLTLVPSQAFEYLSKLRELWLRNNPIETLPAYAFHRVPSLRRLDLGELRKLDYISEAAFEGLFNLRFLNLGMCGLKEIPNLTPLVRLEELELSGNQLGNVRPGSFQGLVSLRKLWLMHSKVTVIERNAFDDLKNLEELNLSHNTLHSLPHDLFTPLHQLERVHLNHNPWVCNCDVLWLSWWLKETVPSNTTCCARCHAPPGLKGRYIGELDQSHFTCYAPVIVEPPTDLNVTEGMAAELKCRTGTSMTSVNWLTPNGTLMTHGSYRVRISVLHDGTLNFTNVTVQDTGQYTCMVTNSAGNTTATAVLNVSTSDSSNPFSYFTTVTVETVETNNGEDSAARQYINETYVPPDYLGPTVSGGVLGKGRAGFTISPSRSSLSSLSPRATRATEKAVTVSIMEVTNIPGLDDVMKTTKIIIGCFVAITFMAAVMLVVFYKLRKQHQLHKHHGPTRAIEIINVEDEMGAGAGSGISGGSTMQSGCGGDGTLRMHHPEIVNLPNIGRSEHLNHYYKANHFNNNVMGLSIGTGAGISTLSNKNNPSPLNQHGQDIPISCTQVPISSTTFQTMSGNGANTNPLSVSPPLPMSLPMSPMGLHGSIKGFMGQNQNPQMEPLLFKGNSKENVQETQI, from the exons ATGCGTGTTGTCATGGTGACCAGCCCCTCCACCCCTTCCCCCCTCCTCTGGTTGGTCCAGCTTTTACTGTGGCTCCACCACCATGGACCTCAGGTAACAGAGGCCGCGCCCCCATGTCCAAACCCCTGTAGCTGCTCCAATCAGGCAAGCCGAGTCATCTGTACAAGGAAGAGTTTGGTGGAAGTACCGGACAGTATTTCTGTGAACACAAGATACCTTAACCTACAAGAGAACACGATTGAG GTGATAAAGTCTGACACATTCAAGCACCTGCGGCATTTGGAAATCCTGCAGCTTTCCAAGAACCACATCCGACAAATCGAGGTGGGCGCGTTCAATGGCCTGCCCAACCTCAATACCCTGGAGCTCTTCGACAACCGTCTCACGCTGGTACCGTCGCAGGCCTTTGAGTACCTCAGCAAGCTGCGGGAGCTCTGGCTACGGAACAACCCCATCGAGACACTGCCGGCGTACGCTTTCCACCGCGTTCCCTCCCTGCGCCGTCTCGACCTGGGCGAACTACGGAAGTTGGACTACATCTCTGAGGCCGCCTTCGAAGGCCTGTTCAACTTGCGTTTCCTGAACCTGGGCATGTGCGGTCTGAAGGAAATCCCCAACCTCACACCCTTGGTCCGACTGGAGGAGCTAGAGCTGTCTGGGAACCAGCTGGGGAATGTCCGTCCCGGCTCGTTCCAAGGCCTGGTGTCGCTGCGCAAACTGTGGCTCATGCACTCCAAGGTGACGGTCATTGAGCGCAATGCCTTCGACGACCTGAAGAACCTCGAGGAACTCAACCTGTCCCACAACACCTTGCACTCGCTGCCCCACGATCTCTTCACCCCGCTGCACCAGTTGGAGCGGGTGCACCTCAACCACAACCCCTGGGTGTGCAACTGCGATGTCCTGTGGCTTAGCTGGTGGCTGAAGGAGACGGTGCCCAGTAACACAACATGCTGTGCCCGCTGCCACGCGCCCCCAGGCCTGAAGGGCCGGTACATTGGTGAGCTGGACCAGAGCCACTTCACATGCTACGCTCCCGTCATTGTAGAGCCACCCACTGACCTCAATGTCACAGAGGGCATGGCTGCCGAGCTGAAGTGTCGCACTGGCACCTCCATGACGTCTGTCAACTGGctcaccccaaatggcaccctcatGACGCATGGGTCGTATCGCGTCAGGATCTCAGTCCTTCACGATGGAACTCTGAATTTCACCAATGTGACTGTGCAGGACACGGGCCAATACACCTGCATGGTGACCAACTCCGCCGGCAACACTACGGCAACCGCAGTGCTCAACGTGTCTACCTCCGACTCCAGCAACCCTTTCAGCTACTTCACCACCGTCACTGTGGAAACCGTGGAAACTAACAATGGGGAGGATTCCGCTGCAAGGCAGTACATCAACGAAACCTACGTACCGCCAGATTACCTGGGTCCCACTGTTTCAGGAGGGGTACTGGGTAAAGGCAGGGCTGGATTCACCATATCTCCATCtcgctcatctctctcctctctgtcaccgCGAGCCACCAGAGCCACTGAAAAGGCAGTCACAGTGTCGATAATGGAGGTCACGAACATCCCTGGCCTGGACGACGTGATGAAGACCACCAAGATCATCATTGGCTGCTTCGTGGCCATCACCTTCATGGCGGCCGTGATGCTGGTGGTCTTCTACAAGCTGAGGAAGCAGCACCAGCTGCACAAGCACCATGGCCCCACCCGCGCCATCGAGATCATCAACGTGGAGGATGAGATGGGTGCCGGGGCCGGGAGCGGCATCTCAGGGGGATCGACCATGCAATCTGGGTGCGGAGGAGACGGAACCTTGAGGATGCATCACCCGGAAATAGTCAACCTTCCCAACATCGGGCGATCAGAGCATCTTAACCATTACTACAAGGCCAATCATTTCAACAACAACGTGATGGGTTTGAGCATTGGGACAGGGGCAGGCATCAGTACTCTAAGCAACAAGAACAACCCGTCCCCACTGAACCAGCATGGCCAGGATATCCCCATTTCCTGTACACAGGTTCCAATCTCCTCAACCACTTTCCAGACCATGTCCGGAAATGGTGCCAACACCAACCCTCTTTCTGTTTCCCCACCTCTGCCGATGTccctccccatgtcccccatggGATTACATGGATCGATCAAGGGTTTCATGGGCCAGAACCAGAATCCACAAATGGAGCCTCTTTTGTTCAAGGGAAACTCAAAGGAAAACGTTCAAGAGACTCAAATCTGA